In Pedobacter africanus, a single window of DNA contains:
- a CDS encoding DUF6934 family protein encodes MQEDRYSYNKADSLSYTFISNGPNGNIKKIVVLEAISDDKCLYNLAFGDLNKDTGEIDDLAKSNNSDTQKILSTVAAIAADFLTRNPNVQLLATGSTASRTRLYRIGITRFWNEINTLFEVKGYINAHWESFQKGKTYNAFLVTRKK; translated from the coding sequence ATGCAAGAAGATCGCTATTCCTACAATAAAGCAGATTCGCTTTCTTATACATTTATTAGTAACGGCCCAAATGGTAACATCAAAAAAATCGTAGTATTAGAAGCAATATCAGATGACAAATGCTTGTATAATCTGGCTTTTGGGGATCTTAATAAAGATACAGGAGAAATTGATGATTTAGCAAAATCAAACAACTCTGATACACAAAAGATTTTATCTACCGTTGCGGCAATTGCTGCAGATTTTTTAACCAGAAACCCGAATGTTCAATTACTTGCAACTGGAAGTACTGCTTCACGTACCAGATTGTATAGAATTGGGATTACAAGATTTTGGAATGAAATTAATACCCTCTTTGAGGTCAAGGGGTATATTAACGCTCATTGGGAATCATTTCAAAAAGGCAAAACTTATAATGCTTTTTTGGTTACCCGCAAGAAATAG
- a CDS encoding DUF2116 family Zn-ribbon domain-containing protein gives MIQEKHCLQCGHAMQGRADKKFCDDQCRSIYNRDQKMAGTAYVKNVNAVLAKNRHILLEMNPAGKAKVLYKDMKALGFDFSYFTSILKTGDRSYYYFCYEMGYLVINRETVLLVKRENHQRMEALR, from the coding sequence ATGATTCAAGAAAAACACTGTTTGCAATGTGGCCATGCTATGCAGGGCAGGGCCGATAAGAAATTTTGCGATGACCAATGCAGGAGCATTTATAACCGTGATCAGAAAATGGCGGGTACGGCATATGTTAAAAATGTGAATGCCGTGCTGGCTAAAAATCGGCACATTTTGTTAGAGATGAACCCAGCAGGCAAAGCCAAAGTACTTTATAAGGATATGAAAGCACTTGGTTTTGATTTCAGCTATTTTACCAGCATTCTGAAAACGGGGGATCGTAGTTATTATTATTTCTGTTATGAAATGGGCTACCTGGTGATTAACCGGGAAACGGTTTTACTGGTTAAAAGAGAGAACCACCAACGTATGGAAGCGTTGCGGTAA
- a CDS encoding FecR family protein, whose product MDSINSTFGIGRLIAKHLTNALNAAEEQQLDAWIKADEKHAAIFNRIVVHETLAAALIEMQQINTELALANVKSRLGQQPEQQPAAQTAKLWKRYIGAAAAVAAIAFGIWFFTAPRHLDDRRDNYSNDIAPGSNRATLTMANGNTIHLSQKKSGVIVGDALTYDDGSEILRDALDDKQDNNGSSSRGNEGPITAITPRGGTYSIILQDGTKVWLNADSKLEFLSNYRNKLQRIVKLTGEGYFEVAKDRRRPFIVESNGQQTTVLGTHFNISAYKGEGVKTTLLEGSVHVASLFAAPKAKRATAGPEAGRILKPGQQAVLTASNSITVQTVNVEEAVAWKAGDFEFNDEKMSVIMKKLERWYDVDIVVNEQIADREFTGKISRSRNISRVLDMIEKTTGIKFKIEGRRVIAPDQ is encoded by the coding sequence ATGGACAGCATTAACAGCACATTCGGAATAGGCAGGCTTATAGCCAAGCATCTTACCAATGCATTGAATGCTGCTGAAGAGCAGCAGCTTGATGCCTGGATAAAAGCCGATGAAAAACATGCTGCTATTTTTAACCGGATTGTTGTACATGAAACTTTAGCTGCTGCTTTAATAGAAATGCAGCAGATTAATACTGAGTTGGCACTGGCCAATGTAAAAAGCAGGCTGGGGCAACAACCAGAGCAGCAACCTGCTGCTCAAACTGCCAAACTGTGGAAACGCTATATTGGCGCCGCCGCCGCGGTAGCGGCAATAGCCTTCGGCATCTGGTTCTTCACTGCTCCCCGTCATCTCGACGATAGGAGAGATAATTATAGTAACGACATTGCCCCAGGCAGCAACCGTGCCACCTTAACTATGGCAAATGGTAATACCATACACCTGAGCCAAAAAAAGAGCGGAGTGATAGTTGGGGATGCATTGACGTATGATGATGGGTCTGAGATCCTTCGCGATGCTCTGGATGACAAGCAGGACAACAACGGTTCGTCATCCCGAGGAAACGAGGGACCTATAACTGCGATTACCCCACGCGGCGGAACTTACTCCATTATTTTGCAAGACGGCACAAAAGTTTGGTTAAACGCTGATAGTAAATTGGAGTTTTTATCAAATTACAGGAATAAACTCCAAAGAATTGTAAAGCTTACGGGTGAAGGATATTTCGAAGTAGCTAAAGACCGCAGAAGACCCTTTATAGTGGAAAGCAACGGGCAGCAAACAACGGTGCTTGGTACGCACTTTAACATCAGTGCCTACAAAGGTGAGGGGGTAAAGACCACATTATTGGAAGGTTCGGTACATGTGGCCTCGCTTTTCGCTGCCCCTAAAGCAAAGAGGGCAACTGCAGGCCCAGAAGCAGGCAGGATACTTAAACCAGGCCAGCAAGCCGTGTTAACGGCCAGCAACAGTATAACGGTGCAAACTGTTAACGTTGAAGAAGCCGTTGCCTGGAAAGCTGGGGATTTTGAATTCAACGACGAGAAAATGTCTGTTATTATGAAAAAGCTGGAGCGCTGGTACGACGTAGATATTGTTGTTAATGAGCAGATTGCAGACAGGGAATTCACCGGTAAGATTTCGCGTAGCAGAAACATTAGTCGTGTACTGGATATGATTGAGAAAACGACTGGCATTAAATTTAAAATCGAAGGAAGGAGGGTGATCGCTCCGGATCAATAA
- a CDS encoding SusC/RagA family TonB-linked outer membrane protein: protein MYKVLHQKLWAHPRNIVKLLLIMRLTTLILITGILQVSASGFAQKISLSERNVGLTTVLNRIRVQTGYDFFYESIKVKDIKNISVHVKDLELRAVLELILGPRKLDFTIEDKSILIRAKIAAPPALKLKTPLRGRIVDDNGKPMAGVTVKVIGTSLVTVTNANGEYFFPDVPEGKCSIEISSVGFQKVSKLLDIKAGEPANTGVTSMQSIAATLEETIIVGYGSTDKKSLTSSVAKLTPNVAGAAPLSIDQIMASRMAGVHITPSGGAPGSATSIVIRGLSTLSKDGNSPLIVIDGIPVYGMGEDANKVRFNGSAPAQSASSGGAPGTAPRTYTPQSTFEKNPLASINPDDIASIEVLKDAYATAIYGSRGAAGVILITTKRGWAGTTKVNAQINTSVSEPLGKHKVMNGQQYAEFYNAYLKAFDPADTRNFKGDVNTDWLKEITRRPVGMNADVNISGGNDKSTYYISMGYDDQPSYIIKNDYKRYQGRINVDQQIGKTFKVGANVTMSSIKNSALSSQLLFLEAIQKAPNLNVYMPDGSYNWGYEPNPTGSIVEDLNPVGKAMRNINYSDDSRIFGNVFAEAKVRPWLTLRTELGTDWVNSRSYARNKSRPRLPAGNLTETMIQNKKWVINNLLTASKRFGSYHKINLVAGQSFESSVENNVVIFADGFGNDEILSPFAASNKLVNNAIQRATALFSVFGRLDYQFMNRYLLGATYRVDGSSRFSKNHRYIGFPSFSVGWIVNEEPFMEEVKWLSLLKLRASTGYSGTDRSAGYYGNQGQYTYARGGAGDVTYGDIRTISVSQPNNPNLKWERTRTMDVGLDLALFNSKVSIAVDYYNKLTKDAVLTVAVPEFMGFTSQDQNLGVISNKGWELDITTTNLQKKDLRWTTSFNIARNRNKILSIKTADPRNTAQDIEYQLKAGEFENNFWLPGYSSTEFFMYEWAGVDPNTGNPLWKDKDGHLTDEPLMSQVGGQVHRKPMGDAMPKVTGGLTNNIRYKGLELDFTFGYAFGHKIFNGSKANLYTYIGKGGSFTNDNVFNLSPDMLNYWKYPGHVTDIPAILNKSNDQFRDYNVTRQNSRFLEDGSFVKLKNLVLAYNLSPSSRILRALRLNNSKIFFQTENLFTITRYSGIDPEVSAYGSSGLKAGYDELTLPGVRTFRIGLKVGL from the coding sequence ATGTACAAAGTTTTACACCAAAAACTATGGGCGCATCCACGCAACATAGTTAAACTATTGCTGATTATGAGGCTGACCACCCTTATACTGATTACAGGTATTTTGCAAGTCAGTGCATCTGGTTTTGCACAGAAGATATCTTTGTCTGAACGCAATGTCGGCCTGACTACCGTTCTGAACCGGATACGTGTGCAAACCGGTTATGATTTTTTTTACGAAAGCATTAAAGTTAAAGATATAAAGAATATTTCTGTACACGTGAAGGATCTGGAATTAAGAGCGGTACTTGAGCTGATCCTGGGCCCCAGGAAACTGGATTTCACTATTGAGGACAAATCGATACTTATCCGTGCCAAAATTGCGGCTCCCCCTGCTCTGAAACTTAAAACCCCTTTAAGAGGACGGATTGTAGATGATAATGGCAAGCCTATGGCAGGAGTAACGGTAAAGGTGATAGGTACCAGCCTTGTAACAGTGACGAATGCAAATGGCGAGTATTTTTTTCCGGATGTTCCCGAAGGAAAATGCAGTATTGAAATTTCAAGTGTCGGTTTTCAGAAAGTAAGCAAATTGTTAGATATTAAAGCTGGTGAGCCTGCAAATACAGGAGTTACCTCCATGCAGTCTATAGCGGCAACACTAGAGGAAACCATTATTGTAGGTTATGGCTCGACAGACAAAAAGTCACTCACAAGCTCAGTTGCAAAATTGACGCCCAACGTTGCCGGTGCAGCTCCCCTGAGCATAGACCAGATCATGGCAAGCCGCATGGCAGGTGTACACATTACACCTTCAGGAGGGGCGCCCGGAAGTGCTACCTCTATTGTGATCCGCGGACTCAGTACTTTAAGCAAAGATGGGAACTCGCCATTGATTGTTATAGATGGAATTCCGGTTTATGGTATGGGCGAAGATGCAAATAAAGTTAGGTTCAATGGATCTGCACCTGCACAATCCGCATCTTCGGGAGGAGCGCCCGGCACTGCGCCACGAACCTATACCCCACAATCCACCTTTGAGAAAAACCCGCTTGCCAGTATCAACCCTGATGATATTGCTTCCATAGAAGTACTTAAGGATGCTTATGCTACAGCGATTTACGGGTCAAGGGGGGCTGCCGGTGTTATACTCATTACCACTAAAAGAGGTTGGGCTGGTACTACAAAAGTGAATGCCCAGATAAATACCTCAGTGTCTGAACCATTAGGGAAACACAAAGTGATGAATGGCCAGCAATATGCAGAATTCTATAATGCCTATTTAAAGGCTTTTGACCCGGCCGACACCAGAAATTTTAAGGGAGATGTTAATACGGATTGGCTTAAAGAGATCACCAGAAGGCCGGTGGGCATGAATGCAGATGTAAACATCAGCGGGGGGAACGACAAAAGCACCTATTATATTAGTATGGGCTATGATGATCAACCCTCGTACATCATAAAAAATGATTACAAAAGATACCAGGGAAGGATCAATGTTGACCAGCAGATCGGGAAAACCTTTAAGGTAGGGGCAAATGTAACCATGAGCAGTATAAAAAACAGCGCGCTTTCCAGCCAGCTTTTATTTCTTGAGGCAATTCAAAAGGCGCCTAACCTGAATGTTTATATGCCAGATGGCAGTTACAACTGGGGATATGAACCAAATCCGACAGGCTCGATAGTGGAAGATCTAAATCCTGTGGGCAAAGCCATGCGCAACATTAATTATTCAGATGACAGCAGAATTTTTGGGAATGTATTTGCAGAGGCGAAGGTTAGGCCCTGGTTAACGCTCAGGACTGAACTTGGTACGGATTGGGTAAACAGCCGCTCTTATGCCAGGAACAAAAGCCGGCCCAGGTTACCGGCTGGAAACTTAACAGAAACCATGATACAGAATAAAAAATGGGTAATCAATAACCTGCTGACGGCTTCCAAAAGGTTTGGAAGCTATCACAAAATAAACCTGGTTGCCGGTCAAAGTTTCGAGTCTTCAGTTGAAAACAATGTTGTTATTTTTGCCGACGGGTTTGGCAACGACGAAATCCTCAGTCCATTTGCGGCTAGCAATAAATTAGTAAACAATGCCATCCAAAGAGCTACAGCCCTGTTTTCAGTTTTTGGAAGACTGGACTATCAGTTTATGAACCGTTATTTACTGGGTGCTACCTATCGTGTCGACGGTTCGTCCAGATTTTCAAAAAATCATCGTTACATAGGTTTTCCATCTTTTTCGGTTGGCTGGATAGTGAACGAAGAGCCTTTTATGGAGGAAGTGAAATGGCTTAGTTTGTTAAAACTCCGTGCCAGTACCGGATATTCGGGTACAGACCGAAGCGCGGGTTACTACGGTAATCAGGGGCAGTATACTTATGCAAGGGGCGGGGCCGGGGATGTTACCTATGGTGATATCCGTACTATTAGCGTGAGCCAGCCCAATAACCCCAATTTAAAGTGGGAAAGGACCAGGACTATGGATGTGGGATTAGACCTTGCCTTGTTCAATAGTAAAGTGAGTATTGCAGTTGACTATTATAATAAATTGACCAAAGATGCTGTATTGACGGTGGCAGTGCCTGAGTTTATGGGCTTTACTTCTCAGGACCAGAACCTTGGCGTTATCAGCAACAAAGGATGGGAATTAGACATCACGACAACAAACCTGCAGAAGAAGGACTTGAGGTGGACAACCTCGTTTAACATTGCGAGAAACAGAAATAAAATATTATCCATTAAAACTGCTGATCCTCGAAATACCGCACAGGATATTGAATATCAGCTCAAAGCAGGGGAATTCGAAAATAATTTCTGGCTTCCCGGTTATTCATCAACTGAGTTCTTTATGTATGAGTGGGCCGGAGTTGACCCAAATACAGGTAACCCCCTTTGGAAAGACAAAGATGGCCATCTGACAGATGAGCCCCTGATGTCGCAGGTTGGCGGGCAAGTGCATAGAAAACCCATGGGCGACGCTATGCCCAAAGTAACAGGTGGATTGACAAATAATATCAGGTACAAGGGTTTAGAGCTTGATTTTACATTTGGTTATGCTTTTGGGCATAAAATTTTTAACGGCTCTAAAGCTAACCTGTACACCTATATAGGTAAGGGCGGAAGCTTTACAAACGATAATGTATTTAACCTCTCTCCGGATATGCTGAATTATTGGAAATATCCAGGTCATGTTACCGACATTCCGGCTATACTCAATAAATCAAACGACCAGTTCAGAGATTATAATGTTACACGTCAGAATAGCCGGTTTCTTGAAGACGGTTCATTTGTTAAACTCAAGAACCTGGTTTTAGCTTACAACTTAAGCCCTTCATCAAGAATATTGCGTGCGCTGAGGTTAAATAACAGTAAGATATTTTTCCAGACAGAGAACCTGTTTACCATTACCCGGTATAGCGGCATTGATCCTGAAGTAAGCGCCTATGGCTCATCAGGCTTAAAGGCCGGATATGATGAGCTGACCTTACCAGGGGTAAGGACTTTCAGGATAGGATTAAAGGTTGGACTTTAA
- a CDS encoding RagB/SusD family nutrient uptake outer membrane protein has product MAIIMLLLTACNKKLDIVPEDTLTERQALEKQASAEGILGDAYTKLFEACREQAYTMGDQSTEMMEFQPYLQHNRWYEGLYGPRTNEDESMPINFWANNYKTINLANVVINKLPAYGQFNRQLMQQYVAEAKFIRAFSYFNLLKYFGDGALEGRMEGLGVPLRLEAYDGYDASKNIPRSSNKKVYEQILKDIDEAIPELVVAFGNEVSTRSRAVKGSANALGARVALYMQNYELALKYSNEVLMNANYVDAASILDVFADNSGNEIGKQTKLNMAIPELIFAFPVSHNNAGLNSGSSVNHGIDYIFGGIFFNPAFLSSYESNDIRANQLFINVSFFSLPPVKISRKFSDPNQTDNLVAFRRAELVLTKAEALANINGLNQQSVDLLNLIHQRSFVASQRPVPYTMGSFGSKQALIDAILRERSWELAGEGQDRFDRMRTGRNVNPVLPRYKYALPVPYKEIVITGGLIEQNTGY; this is encoded by the coding sequence ATGGCAATAATAATGTTGCTATTAACAGCTTGTAACAAGAAGCTTGATATTGTACCCGAAGATACCCTTACTGAACGGCAGGCACTTGAAAAGCAAGCCAGTGCCGAGGGGATACTTGGGGATGCTTATACCAAACTTTTTGAGGCCTGCCGGGAACAAGCTTACACTATGGGCGATCAATCTACAGAAATGATGGAATTCCAACCATATCTTCAGCACAACAGGTGGTACGAAGGGTTATACGGTCCACGTACCAACGAAGATGAAAGTATGCCGATTAATTTCTGGGCAAATAACTATAAGACAATTAATCTGGCCAATGTGGTGATCAATAAACTGCCGGCTTATGGACAGTTTAACAGGCAGCTGATGCAGCAATATGTTGCAGAAGCAAAATTTATACGTGCTTTTTCCTATTTCAACCTGCTGAAGTATTTTGGCGACGGTGCCCTGGAGGGCAGAATGGAAGGTCTGGGTGTTCCTTTGCGGCTGGAGGCATATGACGGTTACGATGCCTCTAAAAACATTCCAAGAAGCAGTAACAAAAAAGTTTATGAGCAGATATTAAAGGACATTGATGAGGCCATTCCGGAACTGGTGGTTGCATTTGGTAATGAGGTTTCGACCAGGTCGAGGGCGGTAAAGGGCAGCGCAAATGCTTTGGGCGCCCGCGTTGCCCTATATATGCAAAATTATGAACTGGCTTTAAAGTACAGCAATGAGGTGCTGATGAATGCCAACTATGTTGATGCTGCAAGTATCCTGGACGTATTTGCCGATAACAGTGGGAACGAAATTGGCAAACAAACCAAACTGAACATGGCCATACCTGAGCTTATTTTTGCTTTTCCGGTAAGCCACAATAATGCAGGGTTAAACTCGGGTTCTTCCGTTAACCATGGCATAGATTACATATTTGGAGGAATATTTTTTAACCCGGCCTTTTTAAGCAGCTATGAAAGCAATGACATAAGGGCTAACCAGCTATTTATAAACGTAAGCTTTTTTTCATTACCACCTGTAAAAATTTCCCGAAAGTTCAGTGATCCGAACCAGACTGACAACCTGGTTGCATTTAGAAGGGCAGAGCTGGTGCTCACAAAGGCAGAAGCTTTGGCCAATATCAATGGCCTTAACCAGCAGTCTGTAGACTTGCTCAACCTGATCCATCAGCGGTCTTTTGTTGCTTCACAACGTCCGGTGCCTTACACAATGGGAAGTTTTGGAAGTAAACAGGCATTGATTGATGCCATTTTGAGAGAAAGAAGCTGGGAACTGGCCGGAGAAGGGCAGGATAGGTTTGATAGGATGCGTACCGGTCGTAATGTAAACCCCGTATTGCCCCGGTATAAATACGCTTTGCCGGTACCTTACAAAGAAATTGTAATTACAGGTGGATTGATAGAGCAAAACACAGGCTATTAA
- a CDS encoding TlpA family protein disulfide reductase, translating into MNTKMKKFSRILLAVVLVCPFFTNVSYAQDELIINGIVTGDTKGFNKVTVLYGELGSGKPKETTIVDGKFQIRIPYTGGVNFFSLYTEYESEMAKLGGGGVQASAGVPYDHAGEMNLELPIAQGISGAKITGMPIATEWQEFHGMFAKAHHKTQRELKIKYGGSLEMGDENYEAYQRDARAIMNKNFKGVFEDFIPAHPDSYTSANALVSFASNFMEPEDIKRLYGKLSKARQESEEGKAVLTFLQGIENSGIGKTVQNFTLNTPSGTELGFNKLKGKYVLIDFWASWCAPCKASFPHIKEIYSKYKDKNFEILSISIDKDKNAWLEELKKQQLPWLHMLDTKGVNKSHFLVDGVPTTYLVDPNGKILLKEKGFDPSNPNGPLDELLAKLFAGKVMMKTN; encoded by the coding sequence ATGAATACAAAAATGAAAAAGTTCAGCAGGATTTTGCTGGCAGTGGTGTTGGTATGCCCGTTTTTTACCAATGTTAGCTATGCTCAGGACGAGCTTATTATCAATGGTATTGTAACAGGCGATACCAAAGGTTTTAACAAAGTTACGGTTTTGTATGGTGAATTGGGGAGCGGAAAGCCAAAAGAGACCACCATTGTAGATGGAAAATTTCAGATCAGGATTCCCTATACCGGAGGTGTAAATTTTTTTAGCCTCTATACGGAGTATGAAAGTGAAATGGCAAAGCTGGGAGGGGGCGGTGTGCAGGCAAGCGCTGGAGTACCGTATGACCATGCAGGTGAGATGAACCTCGAACTGCCCATCGCCCAGGGCATATCGGGAGCCAAAATTACAGGCATGCCCATTGCTACAGAATGGCAGGAGTTTCATGGGATGTTTGCTAAAGCACACCACAAAACACAAAGAGAGTTAAAAATAAAATACGGTGGAAGTTTAGAAATGGGCGACGAGAACTACGAAGCTTATCAGAGGGATGCGCGGGCCATCATGAACAAAAATTTTAAAGGCGTGTTTGAGGATTTTATACCTGCCCATCCTGATTCCTACACCAGCGCTAACGCCCTTGTGAGTTTTGCTTCAAATTTTATGGAGCCTGAAGACATCAAAAGGTTGTATGGAAAGCTGAGTAAAGCAAGACAGGAAAGCGAAGAGGGTAAAGCTGTATTAACTTTTCTGCAGGGTATAGAGAACTCTGGAATTGGTAAGACAGTACAGAACTTTACCTTAAATACCCCTTCAGGAACAGAACTGGGCTTTAATAAGCTTAAGGGCAAATACGTGCTGATTGACTTCTGGGCCAGCTGGTGCGCGCCATGTAAAGCGTCCTTTCCTCACATCAAAGAGATATATAGCAAATACAAGGACAAAAATTTTGAGATACTTAGTATTTCTATTGATAAAGATAAGAATGCCTGGCTGGAAGAACTGAAAAAGCAGCAGCTCCCATGGTTACATATGCTGGACACCAAGGGTGTTAATAAGAGCCATTTCCTGGTAGACGGCGTACCCACTACCTACCTGGTAGATCCGAACGGAAAAATATTATTGAAAGAAAAAGGCTTTGACCCCTCCAATCCAAATGGGCCATTGGATGAATTGCTGGCCAAGCTGTTTGCAGGTAAGGTAATGATGAAAACAAATTAA
- a CDS encoding TlpA disulfide reductase family protein, translating to MMKVICYVLASLLTPLLLRAQVVAARSAGASQVVQNQSLNHTISFVVNGSIDDVGLPASVVFAYKTLKNGKYTEVSDTVVVVKGKFRYANNVTEPVSCVAYLIKQTDEEDLEPKTSEFSVLWPDGAKFYLDKGEINIKGKTMATSVISGSATQQEAELLKKLFDPYEAKNKAFERTFKEHADAESALSDEAFEQLPRTMALRKQSNALYLEKYQIYRDFFKSYPNSYVALALVRMHISRPSSSAFALELYNNLGDRVKNSVEGKRLKKMVDQRSAISLGQIAPDFSQTDQNGKSFSLSSLRGKYVLVDFWASWCGPCREENPIVKRAYEQFHTRNFEIVGISLDNKKEAWLGAIEKDGLPWIHVSDLRGWENQIAVKYQVKAVPQNWLLDPSGKIIAVNLRGKDLATKLAEVLK from the coding sequence ATGATGAAAGTAATATGCTATGTTTTGGCCTCGCTGCTCACTCCATTGCTATTGAGGGCACAAGTGGTGGCCGCTCGATCTGCAGGGGCATCACAGGTGGTGCAAAATCAATCCCTCAATCATACAATTTCATTTGTGGTGAACGGCAGCATCGATGATGTAGGGCTGCCTGCTTCTGTTGTTTTTGCCTACAAAACCCTGAAAAACGGCAAGTATACTGAAGTTAGCGATACGGTTGTTGTAGTTAAGGGGAAATTCAGGTATGCAAATAATGTGACTGAACCGGTAAGCTGCGTAGCTTACCTGATAAAACAAACAGATGAAGAAGACCTGGAACCTAAAACATCCGAGTTTTCAGTTCTGTGGCCGGATGGCGCGAAATTTTACCTGGACAAGGGAGAAATAAACATCAAAGGGAAAACAATGGCTACTTCTGTCATCAGTGGTTCTGCTACCCAGCAGGAAGCAGAGTTGCTGAAAAAGTTATTTGATCCGTACGAAGCAAAAAATAAAGCTTTTGAAAGGACCTTTAAGGAGCATGCTGACGCAGAAAGTGCTTTGAGTGATGAAGCGTTTGAGCAACTGCCCAGAACAATGGCACTGCGTAAGCAAAGTAATGCGCTTTATCTTGAAAAATACCAGATATACAGGGATTTTTTTAAAAGCTATCCCAATTCTTACGTTGCCCTGGCTTTGGTAAGAATGCACATTTCCCGACCAAGCAGCTCGGCCTTTGCTTTGGAACTGTATAATAATTTAGGGGACAGGGTTAAAAATAGCGTGGAAGGCAAACGGTTGAAGAAAATGGTGGACCAGCGTTCGGCAATTAGCCTGGGCCAGATAGCCCCCGATTTTTCACAGACGGACCAGAATGGCAAGTCATTTAGCTTATCATCGTTAAGGGGCAAGTACGTGCTGGTAGATTTCTGGGCATCGTGGTGCGGCCCCTGCAGAGAAGAAAACCCTATTGTTAAGCGGGCATATGAGCAATTTCATACCAGAAATTTTGAGATTGTCGGGATTTCCCTTGACAATAAAAAAGAAGCATGGCTTGGGGCGATTGAAAAGGATGGTTTACCTTGGATTCATGTTAGCGACCTTAGAGGATGGGAAAACCAGATTGCTGTGAAGTACCAGGTTAAGGCTGTACCACAAAACTGGTTACTGGACCCATCTGGTAAGATCATTGCTGTTAATTTGAGGGGAAAGGACCTGGCCACTAAGCTGGCGGAGGTACTTAAATAA
- a CDS encoding RNA polymerase sigma factor, with translation MAAYSGYTDGELAALIKGGDGRAYTEIFSRYSRLLISHAYRLLGDRDEANDVVQDVMLTLWQKREELEFKTSLSSYLYTAIRNRIFNRLAHLKHVAKYADEIIRFMENGFSLADDVLREKEFVAVIENEINALPEKMRAVFLLHKREELNYKEIAEKLGISDKTAKQQVYNATKILKSKLTALLILSGII, from the coding sequence ATGGCTGCTTACAGCGGATATACCGACGGAGAACTGGCTGCTTTAATTAAGGGCGGGGATGGGCGTGCCTACACAGAAATTTTTTCGCGTTACAGCCGCCTGCTTATTTCGCATGCCTACAGGTTGCTTGGTGATAGGGACGAGGCCAACGATGTAGTACAGGATGTAATGCTAACTTTATGGCAAAAGCGGGAAGAGCTGGAATTTAAAACCTCGCTTTCTTCTTATTTGTATACGGCTATACGCAACCGCATATTTAACCGGCTGGCGCATTTAAAGCATGTGGCCAAATATGCAGATGAAATTATCCGGTTTATGGAAAATGGGTTTTCACTGGCAGATGATGTGCTAAGAGAAAAAGAGTTTGTTGCGGTAATTGAAAATGAGATTAATGCATTGCCCGAAAAGATGAGGGCAGTATTTTTGCTGCATAAAAGGGAAGAACTCAATTATAAAGAGATTGCCGAGAAGCTGGGCATAAGCGATAAAACCGCAAAACAACAGGTTTATAACGCAACCAAAATCCTTAAATCCAAATTAACTGCCTTACTTATTCTTTCTGGAATAATTTAA